In Pectinophora gossypiella chromosome 8, ilPecGoss1.1, whole genome shotgun sequence, the DNA window AGCCTCTCTAGTATTGCAAATATCCAACACACCTCCATCAAGTAGCTTGTGtgctaattatgataaaaaaatgtattttgaatTCTTTATCCAACTGACCACATATTCCCACCAGCACTTAGAACGTCAGAAGGAGGAAAATCCGACCAAGTTAAGCGCAGCTCGCGAAGAACTAGAAGAGGCAGGGAACCGCGTGGAAGCGGCAAGGGACGCCCTCGCCGCGGACATGTTCGCGCTAGTGGCCAAGGAAGCCCAGCTCGCACACACACTACTGCAATACGTGAAGCTGCAAAGAGCATATCACGAATCAGCCCTTCATTCCCTCGCCGATACCGTGCCTGAATTGGAGAAGTTTATAAGTAAGTGTTTTTTGTTATACTTCTTTGTCCCTGACTTTTGAAGTTGTCTGAGACGGCTATCGATACTTGGGAACACTGGGGAACTTTTTgggaaaataaacataacatgctTTAAATGCCTGTATGGGATAGTATAGTTGAGAAATAACAACAATCTGTGTTACATGGTTGTTGGAACCTAAATGCCAAGAGTTGGAGGTTTTTTTGGGATAGAGTCGATTTTGTAATATGAAAGTGACTGAAAGTGTAACAACAAACTTTAATGTATCTGTATCAAACATTACTGCTAACAAAGAATGTTTATTTGAAAAGTTTGTTTGTAAacagtaacataatatttttccttatttatgGCTAGCTCCTCTACCCTCAAGTCGCCTTATGTTGTTAGGTACACAGTTGTGAGTTGTCAGACAATCAATATTTAACATTGAGATAGATGCCTATTTATGGGGAAAccctttataatttaaatacaatgAAACAATATTAATTCAACACCCTATCATGAACAATAGTTATTATAAGTTAACTATATTTAGAAATCTACAGTAAagaatttatttacaccataaacaaaacagttacatagcaaaaatattagaaaaatatgaaacaaaacaaataaaattaaaaaaaataattaattttagaaATTGGAATACTATTTTGATATTTCcccttttattatatttactaatcATATCCTTAAATGACTGATCATTGTTAACTTTGGTGAGTCTTATTTGTACTATAATTATCACAAAATTCGTAAAAAGCTAGGAATATGGGTATATTGAGTCAGCGTGAATAAGCGCTTGTTTCTAGAAAGTATTTCAATGGTCTAGACCAGACCAAGAACTTCATTTCATAAAAGGATATTTCATAATAGTGTGGTGCAAACAGTAATAATTGCTCGTTCAATTAGTGTCCGCATACTTAGTAATCTCGTGGACAATAGCGTCTAATTGATCGTACATTGTTCGTGTTCCTGTTAGACATCGGCGGCCACGCGTCGCGATAAGCCGAAACATAACACGATTAGTCGATCCGTGTGTACCTACACTGAACGTGAATCATCGTATTCGAATTTTAGATGGCCAATCCACACAGTGTATGCAAATAGTGtatgtgtgtacagtcatgagcaatatcatgtacccactttagaaccctgtcgcactatcattttttttttccccccgaagggtaaggcaaagggaactatgcccatacagccatgtctgacgtattttttttcttgatgattaatgaaatgatgaaaggtgatgatgttgatgaaacctaaacccccaccctcggagtagactcctactccgaaccccaaacgaattaactcaaaagtccgcataaactttcgagctatgaagcggcttcttggcacgaagcgaaaataggcagatacactttgttcattgaatactccaatataatatgaatgtcttccgactaacttaatgcgatcattaaccacaaaacaccacttcgtattaattatttagattattcaatgaagaaagcaactgtcccgttcccgatTCCCGCCAAAACGcctcgcactatcatatttgacatttaatgagacttacggtttaatttggcaaacagttaatgtgacatggtttctaaatgtatacatattagtactcatgaccgtacatacatatataatacaaattacACACATAAATAAAATCGCATGCGTAATTCCTATTGGGATGGGCAAAGCCACACGCTTCACGTAATAAGaagacaatcttcttctatcgtgtgtgttgtgaggtggagtaccaacctcatcaaccctggtgtcagggttactattaagccgccaaaggcccctgacatggctcaagtaacgactacttacttacatgagtaagtaaatAAGAAATTGAAAGATAGAAAAAAGCCTTTATTATTTTCCGACACCACAGACATTACATTtgacacaggacagaaaccacattgaaaaaacatttaaaaaaatctaaaattaagatttgcagccacttttgacacaaagtttaaagatggatatgatgaacaatGTAATGACAatgacaggtgatcagcccatcgcccacAAGGAGCCGACAATGGTCCAAAATGTTAGGAAAAACAAGATCCGAATCTCTatcggttttaacgacatgcTCGAGATAATAACTAgctattctatgttttttattcactcccaAACCAGCATAGCAACCGTGTTACGTGCGGTGTGCTTGGGTGTGGTGATAAGGCAAAACTCGATACACATCCGTAACAAGAACCCACCTTGGTGTTTATTGCTTACTCGGTTGTTTACCGGGGTTTTACCCGTACTCCCAACTAAAAcggttattatattacattaccCTGTCCAtcgggctagatgcgtcaaggtcacgggtggttaccatggttacaccCCACTAACTCggtcgagatcgtggttaccatggttacgccccgccgatttgctattagactacacgatctgatcagcaaacccgtgaccttgacgctaATCCGGTGGACAGGGCAATGTAACAACCACTTAAAATTAAACTAGTTTTCTGGAACAAAACGAATAGTTAGTCTAATTTAAAACGGAAACAGACTGTATTGAACACAATAAAGCATCTTTAAATACAATCATAGTGTAACTAAtgtataaatacaattttaaaaactaaaacccggctgcggaaaaatcgcgctctaaaagtatgaaacaaaatttttttttttaaattcttccaAATACTGAAATTggtagccgtggtcgtatgccgtagaTGGTAAACAaattcttaggacagattgacaatcaagacgcttctagtgacacttcatttgttaaattctgacaggtagttggaagttaggttggaacagacgtgcatacacacatacatacatacacatatacatagcggtcaaacacaccCTCCTTTCCTCCGCCGAAGTCGGATAAAAAGAGCGCCGGGCGAGCATCGGTACTATGTCTAAAATGTATGAATGGGACCAGACATAGTCGTAATACTATTTATTGTTTGTACTGTACATACTATTATCTGGTCCCTACATTATTTGTAATGCATCttatgggtgaatctcaaaatttcaagtttggtggcgaaatttcatattattttatcgtaattaaaacacataataacgggttcttaccgcgtttaaatggggatatgagactcccgatatttcgacactgtgtgtgtgttttttcgtgaaaaattgggttccgagttccgacatgaaaaaaatccaaaaggatcctcggttccgacatgaaaaaggaatttttcaattcccaatttccccaatttttcacgaaaaaattaaatgacagttcgccaccaaacttgacacattttgatattcacccttataTAGTCACTACacttttttttgtactctttattattaattttttaatttattgtgcggGTGGGTAcccgcgtttcaccgatcggcgaGGGTTggaaatcagtgttgccctctgagtaaattttcactgaaccctggcctttttttggtgagctgcggcacccatatacctttatgttttccaactaaatattaatgtctgTATATTTtgatgttgtaaatgtatacctgtgtcgtaggttttacctaaacaaacttttttattattacatagaGCCCATGGCAAATTGTTACACAAATTACGGCTCTATATAACCCGTATCTACCGCCGAACTCGTTTTGTCATCTGATCAAAGCCCCGAATTAACATAATACTTTTAAATGTTTATCTGAGGATTTCCTTTGTCGTAAATAGTCGTTatgaatgataattattatcatgCTACATTGGAATCAAAACAGTATGTTAAGAgttgtatttatatttctttgaatgttttaaaatgtttcttgtatgtgtgtgtgtgtaataaagaatatttgatttgatattgaatcaaaactatttattttccaGACGACAGCTCGGTGAAGCCAGTATTCGGCTATCCGCTGGAGGAACACCTGCGAGTGACGTCACGAACTATCGCATTCCCCATAGAACTATGCGTATGCACGCTACATGAACTGGCTCTCAACGAGGAAGGACTCTTCAGAATTGCTGGTGGTATGTATTAGACCTTGTTCAGaaggcgcgatttactcgcgttttcataccacagagtaatttgtaTACTTTACagattcctgcatgcttggagatgtGCGTTTGTATCCGTAAgatgttaagtactctgtggtatgataACGCGCGTAAAACGCCCCATCTGGACAGGGTCTTAGAGCGGATGAACTataatagaattacgaaagcggtaacGCAAAtgttgttggtagggctggcagaggaagatctagaaggatgtccattgaccaaattggtaatctccttagaaaaggtttagtatgatctcCTGTGAACTGAACTgttgaaacaattgatgaatgtggaggaatcaGGTgaggtatgtcaggatcgaagcaaatggaattccatagtttctgcttacttGGAAATAGacgtgtgagtttatgtatgtatttaatattgACTAGATTTGTAATAGAATGACCGCCCTGCCTACAATCTTGAAACCTtcaaaactagagtgaataATCATTTACTAGGTAAAGCCCACCTTAGGTCACATCttcacttacttattttataataaaaaacattttgctacgcgcaaatgtaaaatatatataaattgttCTCGCTTACACACGAACGTCAACTCCCGGAAGGTTAGAAGTCAACGGAAGGTTGCCTCTTACACTCTGAGCTCAAATGATAGCTTACAAGTGTTATACAAGTTTTCAATAAATGTTAATTTCATTTATAGGGACTTCGAAAGTGAGAAGAATGAAGTTGTCGTTAGACGCCGGGTTGTTCAGTGTTCCGTTGCCGCGAGACTACAGGGACGTCCACGTGGTCGCGTCAGTTCTTAAGTCCTACCTCCGAGAACTACCAGAACCCCTGCTAACGTACCGCCTGTATGACAACTTCATCGCCGCCTCCCGGCAACCGACAGAACAAGCCCGCCTCAACGCTCTCTGGGAAGCCATACACTTACTTCCCGACGCCAACTTCCAAAATCTTAGATACCTCATCAAATTCCTTTCAGCTCTAACTCAGAACCAAAGCACGAATAAAATGACCCCGTCTAACTTGGCTATCGTGATCGCGCCCAACCTGCTGTGGGCGGCCGACGAGAGCACCTTCGACATGAATATTACGACTGTGGTCAACTGCGTCGTCGAGCTGCTCATCAAGCACGCCGACTGGTTCTTCCAGGACGACGTGAATTTCTTCATCAGCTTCACCAAAGAGGATCTACTCCCGGACCACTGCGAATATGGCTTCACGCCTAACTTCGTGCAGGGGTACAACCAGACGGCGGCGTTGCAAGAGTCTAACGGCGAGTGCATGAGCAAGTCCATGTTCGACTACACCAACCACCACCACACAGGCCGCACTTCCCTCGACGGCGGCAGACACTCCCGCAGCAACAGTCACGACACCAGCCTCATACTCTTAGAGAACGATATCAAAAAGGCTCAATCGAATAGCTCGCTTTCCGACCAATCTAGTCCCCCGCACGGCAGTCCCAAACCAATCATGAGGCGGAAGAATAAACCTCTAGCGCCGGTGCCGCCTAATTTCACGCCcgataagaataaaaaagtgGAACCACAACCGCCGGCGGCTCAGCCACAACCGGTTCAGCAGCCTGCAACGGAGCCTATCAAAGAACACCCGATCAACACTAAAACAGAAGCGGACAAACCCGCTAAGCCTCCTCGACCGGTGATCTCCGACACGGGCAAAGTGATATCCGGAGTTCAAACTATCAACCGATCGACCTACAGACAGAGCAAGGCCCTCAAAGACGACGCGAGGAGCGGGAGCCGCGAGAATCTCGCCGATAGACGGACGAGTCTAGAGCTAGAGAAGGAGAGGTTCGAAAGTCTCAAAGCGGCGGAGAGGAATGAGTCCACAGTAGTCGTCAAAAACGTGACAGCGCAGACGGGAGTCGTGAATAGGATGAAGGTGGTGGGGGAGAGCGGGCCCGCGTCGCTGGGCGCGGGCCCGGAGCGGGGCGCGGGCCCGCGGGGCACGCCGGTGAAGCccgcggccgcgccgccgccgcgccccgtGGCCGCGCCGCGCACCATCCCGCCCGCCAGCTCCGCTGCAGAGGAGCCCGACGTGCAGCTACGGCACAAGCCCGCGGTGCCCGAGCGGCCCGCCACGCTGCGGCCGCAGAGCTTCCGCGCGCCGCGGGGCTCCGTGTCCGACGCCGACCTCGCGCCCACCGTGCTGGAGCGCACGCACATGTACACCGTGGACAAGCAGCACCCCACGGTCATCCAGGTGGGCGGCGCGGCCGCGCCCGCCGGCGACGACGGGCCGCGCGCCACGGTGCAGCGCACGCACAGCTCGGGCGGCAAGGACGCGGAGCTGGAGCAGAAGGGGCTGGGCGCGTCGCGGCAGCTGTCGCAGTCCGAGGGCAGCATCACGGAGGCGCCGCAGTCGCCGCGGCCGCAGcccgcgcgcccgccgcgccccgccatgccggcgccgccgcccccgccgcccgcgCACGCGTCGCCGCCCTCCCCCgcgcctgcgcccagcagtccCCCCGCGCAGCCGCCGCCTCACAACGAGAGCACGGACCTCTAGCCCCCGGTTAGGGTCGTTCCAAAACCGCGCCTGAGACTATGAGTCTGACTCGCTCCGACCCCTTCGTATAACGGTCAGAGTATAATCGTCGGGTATTTTTATACTTTCGTATGTGAAATGGGCCCCGTCTATGACCTCCCGCGCCTGCGACTGCTGTCTATAGACTGACTATTTCGTCCTACGTTTGTACGCATTTCATTAAGATAACACAGTCAATTTATAAAGTATTTCGTTGCGCTGaacgtaaattatttatttttataaaagtttGTTCTAAGATACGCGATTTGTGATAGTTAATAATCACTCATTATCGGAGTTAGCTTTGTTTGCTTATTAAAATTGTGGACtaaaatttaaatgttattcCAAAAAGACATATCGACGTCGTCAATTTAGTTGTTATTGGAAGACGAGTTTGTACAATATATGTAGGAATGATGCAATTAACCCTTGTGATATTAGGACGATGTAATCACAGCCCCGGCCGCGACCGCACGCCGCCGTGCACAAACGTTGTATGACAAATAgccatatttttataattatgacccAACAGTGCATTATTATAGTTACATTATGCTGTTTCAGTGAATATTATTTTAGGCTTAAGCATGTTGTGTAGTATTTACGATGTTTTATGtgatatgcattttattattattatacatatactgcAAGTATACAAGCTTCtgttgtaagtaattataattatatcctAAAACTAATTGTACTTTGATTTGTATTTGAAACTTCACATTGCTAAATGATCCATCGCGCAATATACATGAGCTTCAGATATTCTGCATTTTAACATTGATCAAAAATGATAACGATATACAATCAGTGTTGCCAATTAAGAAAAATCGTATTAAAACGTGGAATTTCTTAACATAAGACAAGTGACACTGTAGAGTAGcaaaagtgcaataaaacaacGAAAAACTATTCATCGTTTATTTATTACGTTTGCCATTTGACTATGTAATAGTTGCGTTTCCCTACGCGTAGCAGAGATATTAGGTTCGGTAATATGTGTGCCGACTGCGTTATAACTTCATCTATCTTCTTCACTTTCTGATGGTTGATATAAAATCCTCCAGCTTGTATTATCCTCATTGCATCATCTGGAACGAAGTAGAATATTCGTTATTATGTATGACTATGTTAGTTGCAAACTTTTGAAATTAGAAAAAAGTCCGAAATTAGAAAATCCGAAATATTAATCTTATTTTAGTCACATTTTTTCAATTAGAAAAAACTTACTCTCTCTAGAGAAGCACTTGGCCTTCATGCCAAGATCCAACACGGTTATACCAGGAGACAGCAGCAGCGTGACGACGGGCGCACCTTGGAACACCTGCTCCAGCTCTGAAGAACTAAGGGCTACCAAGGAGCTCACCTCTTTCTTATATATCGCATCTGTCGCCTTGAGGGCTTGGGCCAAACCTTCTCCTAGAATACGAGAGAGAAATTATAAAACAAGTGAGGGACTTGAAAAGTACATTTTTATGTTATGCAACCGAAAAAATCTAAGTATGGTCCCTATACCTAAACCAAACGTCAAAGCATATTATtgagtgtatttattttttttcgtcCAGGGCCTAGATAGGTGCTTATACTCTAGGCAGCCACAACccataagttacttaaataaatcataatatacCTGTTTTTTGGATTGTACTCTGTTACAATAGTTACAGAAGTTAATATTCTATTTTCTGGTCTTGGCAATAAATTATGCTACAACTTACTTCCATGGACTAATGTAGTCACTTGGTCGGCCAAACACTGCTGTGGATATCTTTCTTCGGGATGCTTCTGATGTTTAAacattatatcttttatttccCCTAAACTATAAAAAGTGAATAACTTCAATAGTTTTTCAACTTCAGAATCTTTCGTTCTGACGAAAAATTGGTAAAGGCTAAATGGACTTGTCTTCTTTGGATCTAGCCATATGGCATTCCCTGCTGACTTGCCAAATTTGTCGCCCTCTTCCGTAGTGACTAGAGGAAGAGTTAAACCTGTAAgaaacagtaaaaaaatatatgatattgCCGGTTGTAGACATCCATTTACAATTCAATACACAATTCTTCATTGCACAATCAATCACACGAGAAAAGAACTGGGTAGTCCcccaattcatttaaaaaagcaatattgcaatttgacatttgcgcatataaaagtgtgcaatgcaaacaaatgaaatgtcaaatagcattatggcttttttagataaattgctttgatgtagcctttttaatcccccagtatACAAGTAGGACTGAAGACGTACAAAGGTTATTTAAGGCGGAACTAAGggaaaataaactgaaataacTATTACTTACCATAAACTTCCTTCTTAGCGACCCTACTAATCAATTCGTGACCAGCACTGATGTTACCCATCTGATCACTTCCACCAatctgaaatattataatattacatttaactTCTTTGTTAGGAACTTTTCCTAAAGTTGATAAActgttttattatgtatacaAATTACCTGGAACCTACAGTCATATTCTTTTAGAAGTTGCAGCCAATCATAAGACTGGAATATCTGATAAGCAAACTCTGTAAAACTCATTCCGACTTCTGAGTTTATCCTACTCTGCACACTTTGTTTAAGCAGCATGGTGCCCATTCGGAAGTTACGCCCAATCTCACTCACAAACTGTATGGCGTCCACATTTCTATACCATGTTTCATTATTCACTATTCTGGAACAaagtttataaaacattttgtagGAATGTTGTGGCAGTGAATCATTTCTATCTAGTGAGGTTGTAGTTAAACTTGGAACTATTACTACTATTAAGCAAATACTACAACTTAATACAGACCTCTCATCAATCAAGAGTATATAATTTCAATTTGATGTACTGAAGTATTATTCTGatggagaaaaataaataatgactaCAATATAACAACTCACTTTATACTCTTTAGTTTGTCTTTATCTGTCCAAATATATTTCTCATGATTATCAAACACCATTTCTAAATTATGTTTGATGCAGTCAATATTTTCCTGAATGATGTCCTTTTGTAATGCAACTCTGTCAGTGGACCGACCACTAGGATCGCCTATGAGTCCCGTTGCGCCTCCTAGCTGTAAAAAGtttaatattcatttataaaattaaaataataaaaaataataattcagaaTTTTTCTCTATACTTACTAATGCAATAACATTGTGACCGCCTCGCTGCCAGTGtagtaaattaattataacaaGTAAATTGCCTACATGAAGACTGTTTGCAGTTGGATCAAATCCTGCATACACACACTGTGGAGATTTATTCAACATATTAACTATTTCTGATCTgcgaaaaaaacaatatataaatagcTTGCTCTtctcaataaatatattttatttgaaacgtACTTACGCGGCA includes these proteins:
- the LOC126368862 gene encoding rho GTPase-activating protein 44-like; this encodes MKKQFYRVKQLADQTFSRSGKAEALTDELQNADRKVEHLRNALQLVSKRLSTGAGSTQGQDPAAREKRLKKLPEYMLGLSMCEASNFDDDDSILKFILYECGKTEKFLANEIAEHELKVEQLVCAPLTAISDQDLPAIMKAKKQLSRLMSEKESAASRYHHLERQKEENPTKLSAAREELEEAGNRVEAARDALAADMFALVAKEAQLAHTLLQYVKLQRAYHESALHSLADTVPELEKFINDSSVKPVFGYPLEEHLRVTSRTIAFPIELCVCTLHELALNEEGLFRIAGGTSKVRRMKLSLDAGLFSVPLPRDYRDVHVVASVLKSYLRELPEPLLTYRLYDNFIAASRQPTEQARLNALWEAIHLLPDANFQNLRYLIKFLSALTQNQSTNKMTPSNLAIVIAPNLLWAADESTFDMNITTVVNCVVELLIKHADWFFQDDVNFFISFTKEDLLPDHCEYGFTPNFVQGYNQTAALQESNGECMSKSMFDYTNHHHTGRTSLDGGRHSRSNSHDTSLILLENDIKKAQSNSSLSDQSSPPHGSPKPIMRRKNKPLAPVPPNFTPDKNKKVEPQPPAAQPQPVQQPATEPIKEHPINTKTEADKPAKPPRPVISDTGKVISGVQTINRSTYRQSKALKDDARSGSRENLADRRTSLELEKERFESLKAAERNESTVVVKNVTAQTGVVNRMKVVGESGPASLGAGPERGAGPRGTPVKPAAAPPPRPVAAPRTIPPASSAAEEPDVQLRHKPAVPERPATLRPQSFRAPRGSVSDADLAPTVLERTHMYTVDKQHPTVIQVGGAAAPAGDDGPRATVQRTHSSGGKDAELEQKGLGASRQLSQSEGSITEAPQSPRPQPARPPRPAMPAPPPPPPAHASPPSPAPAPSSPPAQPPPHNESTDL
- the LOC126368922 gene encoding tyrosine--tRNA ligase, mitochondrial → MGQLKCLSRIVKTHWAYLNKRYYSNRNILKLKDRGMYQDLFPNTAASEIVNMLNKSPQCVYAGFDPTANSLHVGNLLVIINLLHWQRGGHNVIALLGGATGLIGDPSGRSTDRVALQKDIIQENIDCIKHNLEMVFDNHEKYIWTDKDKLKSIKIVNNETWYRNVDAIQFVSEIGRNFRMGTMLLKQSVQSRINSEVGMSFTEFAYQIFQSYDWLQLLKEYDCRFQIGGSDQMGNISAGHELISRVAKKEVYGLTLPLVTTEEGDKFGKSAGNAIWLDPKKTSPFSLYQFFVRTKDSEVEKLLKLFTFYSLGEIKDIMFKHQKHPEERYPQQCLADQVTTLVHGREGLAQALKATDAIYKKEVSSLVALSSSELEQVFQGAPVVTLLLSPGITVLDLGMKAKCFSRENDAMRIIQAGGFYINHQKVKKIDEVITQSAHILPNLISLLRVGKRNYYIVKWQT